A part of Liolophura sinensis isolate JHLJ2023 chromosome 1, CUHK_Ljap_v2, whole genome shotgun sequence genomic DNA contains:
- the LOC135482212 gene encoding cellular tumor antigen p53-like — MSDNMLFSYPAMAENSLQNAGQSFDSLWASLEDLVHHYQSDEESSTGNSSLECSIDDNLSQQHSPLASPSPPLRQTNPHSVPSSIHYPGHYGFQIAFSPPKKDTKSTTWTYSSSFNKLYVRMATSCPIQFKTASPPPSGTLIRATAIYKEPQHIQHVVTRCPNHASCLQHNENHPAPSHLIHSDHPLAAYVEDPFTNRHSVVIPHQTAQVGSEWTVNLYQFMCLGSCVGGPNRRPMQIVFTLEYEHTVLGRAAVDVRICACPGRDKRVDENYLSSNSTVTKRTQCKRPLNQDTSLMHTKRRKQSKPDSDVFTLTVRGQENYDLLCRLRDSLELAAFLASQPTSNGAMEHTPIAL; from the coding sequence ATGTCTGACAACATGTTATTTTCCTATCCTGCCATGGCTGAAAACTCATTACAAAATGCAGGCCAATCATTTGATAGCCTGTGGGCAAGTCTTGAGGACCTTGTCCATCACTACCAAAGTGACGAAGAAAGCAGTACTGGAAACTCTAGTCTCGAGTGCTCGATTGACGACAATCTCTCTCAGCAGCACAGTCCACTGGCCTCACCAAGTCCACCTCTCAGGCAGACTAATCCTCATTCTGTTCCATCCTCCATCCACTACCCTGGCCACTACGGATTTCAGATAGCGTTTTCACCGCCAAAAAAGGACACCAAATCTACCACTTGGACATATTCCAGCAGTTTCAACAAGCTCTATGTTCGCATGGCCACTTCTTGCCCTATCCAATTCAAAACCGCCTCACCACCACCTTCTGGCACCCTCATCAGAGCAACAGCCATCTACAAGGAGCCACAGCACATTCAACATGTTGTCACAAGATGTCCTAACCATGCAAGCTGTCTGCAACACAATGAGAACCACCCTGCACCCAGTCATCTCATACACTCTGACCATCCTCTGGCTGCCTATGTCGAAGACCCCTTTACCAACAGGCACAGCGTGGTCATCCCCCATCAAACAGCGCAGGTGGGTTCAGAATGGACTGTTAACCTCTACCAGTTCATGTGTCTGGGTTCCTGCGTAGGAGGTCCAAACAGACGGCCAATGCAAATCGTCTTCACACTGGAGTATGAACACACAGTGCTGGGTCGAGCAGCCGTTGATGTCAGAATTTGTGCATGCCCCGGTCGCGACAAAAGGGTGGATGAAAACTATCTGTCTTCTAATTCTACAGTGACAAAAAGAACCCAGTGCAAACGCCCCCTAAACCAGGACACTTCTCTCATGCACACTAAGAGAAGGAAGCAATCCAAGCCAGACAGTGACGTCTTTACTCTCACCGTGCGTGGACAGGAAAATTATGATCTTCTCTGTCGTTTGAGAGACTCTCTTGAACTGGCTGCTTTTCTTGCTTCACAGCCAACAAGTAACGGTGCAATGGAACATACACCCATAGCTCTTTAA
- the LOC135482220 gene encoding cellular tumor antigen p53-like produces the protein MSSFSRLTTTTTMSDNMFLSYPAMAENSLQNAGQSFDSLWASLEDLVHHYQSDEESSTGNSSLECLIDDNLSQQHSPLASPSPPLRQTNPHSVPSSTHYPGHYGFQIAFSPPKKDTKSTTWTYSNSFNKLYVRMATSCPIQFKTASPPPSGTLIRATAIYKEPQHIQHVVTRCPNHASCLQHNESHPAPSHLIRSDHPLAAYVEDPFTNRHSVVIPHQTAQVGSEWTVNLYQFMCLGSCVGGPNRRPMQIVFTLEYEHTVLGRAAVDVRICACPGRDKRVDENSLSSNSTVTKRAQCKRPLNQDTSLMHTKRRKQSKPDSDVFTLTVRGQENYDLLCRLRDSLELAAFLASQPRSNGAMEHTPIAL, from the coding sequence ATGTCTTCATTCTCTCGGTTAACCACCACAACAACCATGTCTGACAACATGTTCCTTTCCTATCCTGCCATGGCTGAAAACTCATTACAAAATGCAGGCCAATCATTTGACAGCCTGTGGGCAAGTCTTGAGGACCTTGTCCATCACTACCAAAGTGACGAAGAAAGCAGTACCGGAAACTCTAGTCTCGAGTGCTTGATTGACGACAATCTCTCTCAGCAGCACAGTCCACTGGCCTCACCAAGTCCACCTCTCAGGCAGACTAATCCTCATTCTGTTCCATCCTCTACCCACTATCCTGGCCACTACGGATTTCAGATAGCGTTTTCACCGCCAAAAAAGGACACCAAATCTACCACTTGGACATACTCCAACAGTTTCAACAAGCTCTATGTTCGCATGGCCACTTCTTGCCCTATCCAATTCAAAACCGCCTCACCACCACCTTCTGGCACCCTCATCAGAGCAACAGCCATCTACAAGGAGCCACAGCACATTCAACATGTTGTCACAAGATGTCCTAACCATGCAAGCTGTCTGCAACACAATGAGAGTCACCCTGCACCCAGTCATCTCATTCGCTCTGACCATCCTCTGGCTGCCTATGTCGAAGACCCCTTTACCAACAGGCACAGCGTGGTCATCCCCCATCAAACAGCGCAGGTGGGTTCAGAATGGACAGTTAACCTCTACCAGTTCATGTGTCTGGGTTCCTGCGTAGGAGGTCCAAACAGACGGCCAATGCAAATCGTCTTCACACTGGAGTATGAACACACAGTGCTGGGCCGAGCAGCCGTTGATGTCAGAATTTGTGCATGCCCCGGTCGCGACAAAAGGGTGGATGAAAACTCTCTGTCTTCTAATTCTACAGTGACAAAAAGAGCCCAGTGCAAACGCCCCCTAAACCAGGACACTTCTCTCATGCACACTAAGAGAAGGAAGCAATCCAAGCCAGACAGTGACGTCTTTACTCTCACCGTGCGTGGACAGGAAAATTATGATCTTCTCTGTCGTTTGAGAGACTCTCTTGAACTGGCTGCTTTTCTTGCTTCACAGCCGAGAAGTAACGGTGCAATGGAACATACACCCATAGCTCTTTAA
- the LOC135470093 gene encoding histone H3.3A, whose product MARTKQTARKSTGGKAPRKQLATKAARKSAPSTGGVKKPHRYRPGTVALREIRRYQKSTELLIRKLPFQRLVREIAQDFKTDLRFQSAAIGALQEASEAYLVGLFEDTNLCAIHAKRVTIMPKDIQLARRIRGERA is encoded by the exons ATGGCTCGTACAAAACAGACAGCGCGTAAGTCAACTGGTGGAAAGGCCCCAAGGAAGCAGCTTGCAACAAAAGCTGCCAGAAAAAGTGCCCCCTCCACAGGAGGTGTTAAGAAGCCACATCGTTACAGGCCTGGTACAGTTGCCTTGAGAGAAATCCGTCGTTACCAGAAATCAACTGAATTGCTGATCCGAAAGTTACCATTCCAGAGGTTGGTGAGAGAAATCGCTCAGGATTTCAAGACTGACCTGAGGTTTCAGAGTGCAGCAATTGGAGCCCTTCAG GAAGCCAGTGAAGCTTACCTTGTTGGACTGTTTGAAGATACAAACTTGTGTGCAATTCATGCCAAGAGAGTGACCATTATGCCCAAGGATATACAACTGGCCAGGAGGATTCGTGGTGAACGTGCATAG